One genomic window of Hemitrygon akajei chromosome 1, sHemAka1.3, whole genome shotgun sequence includes the following:
- the LOC140731651 gene encoding uncharacterized protein produces MRNLRPLAFCFLGYYISLPALCDRPLRFSDKMVPLRRVPGCRQEAGGPGVDADGDIANLLSRLESELESQPELSAAWSQAGLELGDSTGGSGPSISEELAQTVMAYTLEYPPPPATPFYLIFNRETRLCLASSLETQTTPTSCVAFRTYRSLLSRALKELRGREDVDHPGTVYRGASLPFRAKQGQTIEFGAFTSASASREVAEAFTGGGGTMFHIRTARGAPVDSLSPFPGEREVLIPPCESFQVDKVHHSKGPWGGEGRVEIFLTSVELLGGNSGGREGGSPAVPVLVGLAVLLVSGIPWS; encoded by the coding sequence ATATTTCCCTTCCCGCCCTCTGCGACCGTCCTCTGCGATTCTCAGACAAGATGGTCCCCTTGAGACGGGTTCCTGGCTGCCGGCAGGAGGCGGGGGGTCCCGGGGTGGATGCAGACGGGGATATAGCCAACCTCCTGTCCCGTCTGGAGTCTGAGTTGGAGTCACAGCCAGAGCTCAGTGCAGCCTGGAGCCAGGCGGGACTCGAGCTCGGTGACAGTACAGGAGGGAGCGGCCCCTCCATTAGCGAGGAGCTGGCCCAGACAGTAATGGCCTATACCCTAGAGTACCCTCCTCCGCCCGCCACTCCCTTTTACCTCATCTTCAATAGAGAGACCCGCCTGTGCCTAGCCTCCAGTCTCGAGACCCAAACCACCCCAACCTCCTGTGTGGCCTTTCGGACTTACCGCAGCCTTCTGTCCCGGGCACTAAAGGAGCTGAGGGGACGGGAGGATGTGGACCATCCCGGGACAGTGTACAGAGGGGCCTCACTACCCTTCCGGGCCAAACAGGGGCAAACAATCGAGTTTGGAGCGTTCACCTCGGCCTCTGCTTCCCGGGAAGTGGCGGAGGCTTttaccggagggggtgggaccATGTTCCACATCCGGACAGCCAGAGGGGCCCCGGTggactctctctcccctttccccggTGAGAGGGAGGTGCTGATACCCCCTTGTGAATCATTCCAGGTCGATAAGGTCCACCACTCAAAGGGAccgtggggaggggaggggagggtggagatCTTCCTCACCTCGGTGGAGCTGCTCGGTGGAAACTCCGGTGGCAGGGAGGGTGGGAGCCCCGCAGTCCCGGTACTGGTGGGGTTGGCGGTGCTCCTTGTGTCGGGGATTCCATGGTCTTGA